One genomic window of Candidatus Hydrogenedentota bacterium includes the following:
- a CDS encoding response regulator transcription factor, translating to MRILIAEDDPTSLMMLSGILEKRGHECVKARNGTEAWEALSQPDAPKMAILDWMMPGMTGPEVCERVRSMETNAAPYLILLTARDDTSSVVQGLKSGADDYLSKPYDPDELLARINVGRRILDLQTRLTQR from the coding sequence GATTGCCGAGGATGACCCGACTTCATTGATGATGCTTTCGGGAATTCTTGAAAAACGCGGACACGAATGTGTCAAAGCAAGAAACGGGACGGAAGCCTGGGAAGCCCTGAGTCAACCGGATGCCCCGAAAATGGCCATCCTCGATTGGATGATGCCTGGGATGACCGGGCCGGAGGTGTGTGAGCGGGTTCGGTCCATGGAGACCAATGCAGCTCCCTACCTTATCTTGCTTACAGCGCGGGACGACACCAGTAGCGTTGTGCAGGGGTTGAAATCAGGAGCGGACGACTACCTGTCAAAGCCTTACGATCCGGACGAACTCTTGGCGCGGATCAACGTTGGGCGCCGGATTCTGGATCTACAGACGCGCCTCACGCAGCGCTT